In Candidatus Methylomirabilota bacterium, the sequence GATCTGGTCGGCGATCTTATCGGGATGTCCTTCGGTGACCGACTCGGAAGTAAATAGATAGCGTCCTGATGGCATCGAAGCTCCCTCCTATTATCCCTGGTTACTCAGAAAATCCGCACATGCCCGATTCCATGCTCCCTGGGATTTGAGAAGCCATTCCACCGTCTCCCGCACCGCCCCCCTCCCACCGGGAAGGGACGTTACGAGGTGCGCAGCGCTTTGCACCTCTGACGGGGCATCGGCGACCGCAATGGCCAAACCCGCCCGCCGAAATAGGGGAAGGTCTGGAAGATCGTCACCGATATAGGCGACCTCTGCATCATCGAAGCGATACCGCATCAATAATTGTCGATATACAGCGATCTTGTCTTCGACCCCGGTATGTACCTCCTCCAAGTTGAGCTCTTCGGCCCGCCGAAGCAAGGCCTCAGATTTCCGCCCGCTCACGAGCGCCACGGTGATCCCCGACGCCTGCGCGATCTTGATGGCAAGCCCATCCCGCACATGGAAGGCCAACACCTCCAACCCTGCACTGCCATAAATGATCCAGCCATCAGTCAAGACGCCATCTACATCCAGCAACAGCAGACGAATCCGCTTCGCCCGCTGCCGGACCTCTTGCGTCCTCCAATTTTTTGTGACCCTCACTGTCCTAGGTTGTAAGAAGAAGTGTCCTGTTTGATGTCAATCACGCGATGATATTCTGGCCCCAGCAAACCAATTTTCCGCCACTCGAACATCCGCAATACCGTAGGGGTTCGAGGGCGAAAAGTCAACAAGAAAACCACTCGTCCTAAACGCTCAAATACGTCTCAGCCATCCTTCTTCGGTGTGGCGACCACCTCCAGGGCCCGATGCTCTGAGACCGACCTGTGTCGCTGTCGACGAAAAATGCATACGCGAATCGCCGCACGGCAGCAGCTAGATGGTACTTATATCGGGGCAATTCCGAATAACATGCTTTGTATTTTTTCAAGGTCACGACCTCCAAAATGGGCACTGAATGGCCTCCCTATCCTTTTCATCCCGGGAGTTAAGTCCGGCGAAAAGCAACCCGCTCATCCAAGCATAAAAGATCCCTTCGCCATGATCAAGCAGTGAAGAGTTAAAGAGGCAGGTCGTCATAACGGTGAGCACCAGGCCACGCGCCAGATTACGCTCAAATAAGCCAGGCAAGTCGGCCGCCAGATGCCACTGTATATAAAACAGGTACAGCAATACACCTAAACCAACCAGACCAAGTTGTACTGCAATCAACACATATTCGTTATGTGGATTGCTCGTCGGCGGCACGCGGGAATTTTTCACTTTCTCGGCAAAAGCGGATGCAAAGCCA encodes:
- a CDS encoding HAD-IIIA family hydrolase, with product MRVTKNWRTQEVRQRAKRIRLLLLDVDGVLTDGWIIYGSAGLEVLAFHVRDGLAIKIAQASGITVALVSGRKSEALLRRAEELNLEEVHTGVEDKIAVYRQLLMRYRFDDAEVAYIGDDLPDLPLFRRAGLAIAVADAPSEVQSAAHLVTSLPGGRGAVRETVEWLLKSQGAWNRACADFLSNQG